GACAAAAGTATATAATAATTCTAAACATATGTTCGAAAAGATGGGGGTTAAAAATGGAAAACTTAGATAAGAAAAAAGCTTTAGACAAGGTTATTATGGAAATTGAAAAGGCTTACGGGAAAGGCGCTATAATGAAGCTTGGCGAGATGGCAAAAGAAAATATTGATGTTATACCTACAGGTGCGCTCTCGTTGGACATTGCGCTTGGCGTTGGAGGAGTTCCGCGAGGCAGGATTGTAGAGATTTATGGTGCAGAGTCATCTGGGAAGACCACCATTGCGCTTCACATAATTGCAGAGGCACAGAAAATGGGTGGTGAGGCAGCATTTATTGACGCTGAGCATGCGCTTGATCCATTTTATGCCAAAAAGCTTGGTGTTGACATAAACAATCTTATTGTTTCCCAGCCAGACAGTGGCGAGCAAGCTTTGGAGATTGTGGAGGCGCTTGTTAGAAGTAATGCAATAGATGTTATTGTAATTGACTCTGTTGCAGCGCTTGTACCTCAGGCGGAAATTGATGGTGAAATGGGAGAGGCGCATGTTGGGCTTCAAGCAAGGCTCATGTCACAGGCGCTCAGAAAGCTTGCCGGTATTACAAGTAAGACAAAGACCACAGTCATATTCATAAACCAGCTTCGTGAAAAGGTTGGTGTGATGTTTGGTAATCCTGAGACAACACCAGGTGGTAGAGCGCTTAAGTTCTATGCATCTGTCAGATTAGAGGTTAGAAAAGGTGAGATTATTAAGTCTCAAGGGCAACCAATAGGCAGCAAAGTAAAGGTTAAGGTTGTTAAGAATAAGGTTGCGCCACCGTTTAAAGAGGCTGAGTTTGATTTGATTTATGGAGAAGGAATCTCAAAAGAAGGAAATGTTTTAGATGTTGCAGTTAACATCGATGTTATTCAAAAGAGTGGGGCGTGGTATACTTACAACGGTCAGAAGATTGGTCAGGGTAGAGAAAATGCAAAACAGTTTTTGAAAGAAAATCCTGATATAATGCAAGAGATAATTGAAAAGATAAGGCAGAATGCAAACCTTGCGTTCGAAAAGATAAAGACAACAGCAGAGATTTCTGATGAGGATTTGCTGTTGAGTGGTGAAATTAATGAGGATATTGGATAAAAAGATAGTTGGGAACCGAGCTTTGCTTGTTTTTGACAATGGCAAAGAAGTTGAGATAGATAGAGAGGTCTATCTTGAAAGAAGATTGTATACAAAAGATGAGGTAGACCAAAAAGAATTGGAAGAGGTTTTATTTGAAAGTGGTCTTAAAAGTGCAAAAAGGTTGCTGGTA
The DNA window shown above is from Caldicellulosiruptor owensensis OL and carries:
- the recA gene encoding recombinase RecA, which encodes MENLDKKKALDKVIMEIEKAYGKGAIMKLGEMAKENIDVIPTGALSLDIALGVGGVPRGRIVEIYGAESSGKTTIALHIIAEAQKMGGEAAFIDAEHALDPFYAKKLGVDINNLIVSQPDSGEQALEIVEALVRSNAIDVIVIDSVAALVPQAEIDGEMGEAHVGLQARLMSQALRKLAGITSKTKTTVIFINQLREKVGVMFGNPETTPGGRALKFYASVRLEVRKGEIIKSQGQPIGSKVKVKVVKNKVAPPFKEAEFDLIYGEGISKEGNVLDVAVNIDVIQKSGAWYTYNGQKIGQGRENAKQFLKENPDIMQEIIEKIRQNANLAFEKIKTTAEISDEDLLLSGEINEDIG